The following coding sequences are from one Psychrobacter sp. AH5 window:
- a CDS encoding RnfABCDGE type electron transport complex subunit B produces MSDNHAKPLLTRLTNLPILFDTLTIETLPAATQNKIARIDSCLPQTQCGLCDHPDGCLPYAAAIVVDNEPYNKCVPGGQPVTDAIGSIIHSDESSDSSAPVIAEPSKWPIDIATSRPTEVRAIIREDDCIGCTKCIPACPVDAIVGTGKHMHTIFTDLCTGCELCIAPCPVDCIDLVTVHRQLSETEREEEQQDLRQRYHTHLQRVTKQLADSSNAKPVVSMVEAKLNNVASQALDISEQQAKQTIAAAKLRSKIKKLEKQLSLRPNDKKQSELIALQNELAGL; encoded by the coding sequence ATGTCTGATAACCACGCTAAGCCCTTATTAACACGCTTGACGAATTTGCCTATTTTATTCGATACCCTGACGATTGAGACGCTACCGGCGGCTACTCAAAATAAGATTGCGCGTATTGATAGCTGCTTACCGCAGACTCAGTGCGGCCTTTGCGATCATCCTGATGGCTGTCTGCCTTATGCGGCAGCGATTGTGGTCGACAATGAGCCGTATAATAAATGTGTGCCTGGTGGACAGCCAGTGACTGACGCTATTGGCAGCATTATCCACTCTGATGAAAGCAGCGATAGCAGTGCACCGGTCATTGCTGAGCCATCAAAATGGCCGATAGATATTGCTACTAGCCGCCCAACTGAGGTGCGCGCTATCATTCGTGAAGACGACTGTATTGGCTGCACAAAGTGTATTCCTGCCTGTCCGGTCGATGCTATCGTCGGTACTGGTAAGCATATGCATACTATCTTTACCGATCTTTGTACCGGCTGCGAGCTATGTATAGCGCCTTGTCCGGTGGATTGCATTGATTTGGTGACCGTCCATCGTCAGCTGTCCGAGACTGAACGCGAAGAGGAGCAACAGGATCTGCGTCAGCGTTATCATACGCATTTGCAGCGCGTGACCAAGCAGCTAGCCGACAGTAGTAATGCCAAGCCAGTCGTTAGTATGGTGGAAGCCAAACTCAATAATGTAGCGAGCCAAGCTTTAGATATCAGTGAGCAACAAGCCAAGCAAACTATTGCAGCTGCCAAGCTGCGTAGCAAGATTAAAAAGCTAGAAAAACAGCTGAGCCTCCGGCCTAATGATAAAAAACAAAGCGAGCTTATCGCTCTGCAAAATGAGCTCGCCGGCTTGTAA
- the nudC gene encoding NAD(+) diphosphatase produces the protein MSHTFVFEKEAILCRHTLDGWQPFALPLAAELTSEQPRYQLGRVELLESLAPSYWQQDDKDCAISQAQLSSAPATSAISYDYARLHQLTLPKITASADLQTIVETALESESDKVAPIYAFISYRKLVTQLAPALADQLSQAIQLLRWQADTRFCSRCSAPVAAAETGERAMVCSVCRLRQYPRVQPCIITAITRPNPQTGEMQVLLAHHHRYGQTSLPLQYGLIAGFVEVGESLEHAVVREVYEEVNIHLTDIRYVSSQPWPFPSNLMLGFRADYASGEIVWQEDELSHADFFDLSDLPKIPFKGSIAYELIAQIAEEQGVELC, from the coding sequence ATGAGTCATACCTTTGTTTTTGAAAAAGAAGCTATCTTATGTCGCCATACTTTGGATGGTTGGCAGCCTTTTGCTCTCCCTCTAGCAGCTGAGCTAACTAGTGAGCAGCCCCGTTATCAATTAGGCCGGGTTGAGCTGCTAGAGAGCTTAGCGCCTAGTTACTGGCAACAGGATGATAAAGATTGTGCAATCAGCCAAGCTCAGCTTAGCAGTGCACCGGCAACCAGCGCTATAAGTTATGACTATGCTCGCCTGCATCAATTAACGCTGCCAAAGATAACCGCCAGTGCTGATCTACAAACTATAGTAGAGACGGCTTTAGAGAGTGAGAGTGATAAAGTAGCGCCTATATACGCTTTTATCTCCTACCGTAAGCTCGTCACTCAGCTTGCGCCTGCGCTAGCCGATCAGCTCAGCCAAGCCATTCAGCTGCTGCGTTGGCAAGCGGATACTCGGTTTTGTAGTCGCTGTAGTGCGCCTGTAGCTGCAGCCGAAACCGGTGAGCGGGCGATGGTTTGTAGCGTTTGTCGCTTACGCCAATATCCGCGTGTACAGCCTTGCATTATTACCGCTATTACCCGCCCCAATCCGCAAACAGGCGAGATGCAAGTACTACTCGCGCATCACCATCGTTATGGTCAGACTAGCCTGCCGCTACAATACGGGCTGATTGCTGGGTTTGTCGAAGTCGGTGAAAGCCTAGAGCATGCCGTGGTTCGTGAAGTCTATGAAGAGGTGAATATACACTTAACTGATATTCGTTATGTTAGTAGTCAACCTTGGCCCTTTCCTTCAAACTTAATGCTAGGGTTTCGAGCTGACTACGCCAGTGGCGAGATTGTTTGGCAAGAAGATGAGCTCTCTCATGCCGATTTCTTTGATTTATCAGACTTGCCGAAGATACCTTTTAAAGGTAGCATCGCCTACGAATTGATTGCTCAAATCGCTGAGGAACAAGGAGTTGAGCTTTGTTAA
- the metK gene encoding methionine adenosyltransferase, producing the protein MREYSLFTSESVSEGHPDKMADQISDAILDAILREDLHARVACETLVKTGAVVLAGEISTTANIDFERIVRDTVNGIGYHHSDLGFDGETCAVINMLGKQSPEIAQGVDRSSPEEQGAGDQGLMFGYASNETEVLMPAPIEYAHRLMQRQSELRRAGELPWLRPDAKAQVTLNYEGNRPVAIDAVVLSTQHDPSISQADLQEAVMENIIKQVLPAELLHKGTRYHINPTGKFVIGGPVGDAGLTGRKIIVDTYGGMARHGGGAFSGKDPSKVDRSAAYAVRYVAKNIVAAGIADRCEVQVSYAIGVAEPTSISINTFGTNKIDNDEIIRLIRKHFDLRPYGITRMLNLLQPMYQQTSTFGHFGRPGSETAFTWEKTDKAEILKADAGL; encoded by the coding sequence ATGCGTGAATATAGTTTATTTACCTCAGAATCTGTCAGTGAAGGCCATCCCGATAAAATGGCTGATCAAATCTCCGATGCCATACTTGACGCCATTTTGCGTGAAGATCTGCATGCTCGTGTGGCCTGCGAGACCTTAGTAAAAACGGGCGCAGTAGTGCTAGCCGGCGAGATCTCAACCACCGCCAATATCGACTTTGAACGTATCGTCCGTGATACCGTCAATGGTATCGGCTATCATCATTCAGACTTAGGTTTTGATGGCGAAACCTGTGCGGTTATCAATATGCTTGGCAAACAGTCGCCTGAGATTGCGCAAGGCGTTGATCGTAGCAGCCCAGAAGAACAAGGCGCTGGCGATCAAGGCTTGATGTTTGGTTATGCCAGTAACGAGACCGAAGTGTTAATGCCCGCCCCTATTGAATACGCTCATCGCTTGATGCAGCGTCAATCTGAGCTGCGCCGCGCCGGTGAGCTGCCGTGGTTACGTCCTGATGCTAAGGCGCAAGTCACGCTAAACTACGAGGGTAATCGCCCTGTCGCTATCGATGCGGTAGTGCTCTCAACCCAGCATGATCCAAGTATTTCACAAGCGGATCTACAAGAAGCGGTGATGGAGAATATCATCAAGCAAGTGCTACCCGCCGAGCTACTGCACAAAGGCACACGCTATCATATTAATCCAACCGGTAAATTTGTCATTGGTGGTCCGGTAGGTGATGCCGGCTTGACAGGTCGAAAAATCATCGTTGACACTTACGGCGGTATGGCTCGTCATGGCGGCGGCGCTTTTAGTGGTAAAGATCCCTCTAAAGTCGATCGTAGCGCGGCTTATGCGGTACGCTATGTCGCCAAAAACATTGTCGCTGCTGGCATTGCTGATCGCTGTGAAGTTCAGGTCAGTTATGCCATCGGCGTAGCAGAGCCGACTTCTATCTCTATCAATACTTTTGGCACCAATAAAATCGATAACGATGAGATCATTCGCCTGATTCGTAAGCATTTTGACTTGCGCCCTTATGGTATCACTCGTATGCTTAATCTATTGCAGCCTATGTATCAGCAAACCTCTACTTTTGGACACTTTGGTCGTCCTGGTTCTGAGACGGCCTTTACTTGGGAAAAAACCGATAAAGCTGAGATTCTAAAGGCCGATGCGGGTTTATAA
- a CDS encoding PQQ-dependent sugar dehydrogenase, translating to MLINSLSIKKSQTILSLTISALLFSTSACSEPTNNATHIASASDSSNSSNKQTNEQSSASKPSFTTQTIATFDEPWAMSALPKSAGENEPKLLVTQKTGELFIVDTATGKKVAIAGVPKVAYGGQGGLGDIILAPDFATTNNVYLSYVEAGTVSESNKYGAKVIKAKFAGVDSVNPSLQAITPIWQQTPKVEGQGHYSHRLLFSPDGKYLYISSGDRQQKDPAQDMSVNLGKIIRLYPDGSVPADNPFASNKDISSQFWSIGHRNVLGMSFDNKAQLWAHEMGPRGGDEFNLINKGANYGWPLVSNGRNYSGTDIPDHDTRPEFAAPKISWTPVISPSSMSIYSAGSHNDFPTWEGNALLSGLSSQALIVVTMDATNQVSERYRYDMNERIRSVLAVDGEVFLLEDGNNSRLLKLIAS from the coding sequence ATGTTAATAAATAGCCTAAGTATTAAAAAAAGCCAAACTATTTTATCATTGACTATAAGCGCCTTACTATTTAGCACGTCAGCTTGTTCTGAGCCGACCAATAATGCTACACATATAGCCAGCGCTAGTGATAGTTCTAATAGTTCTAACAAGCAAACTAATGAGCAATCGAGCGCTAGCAAACCTAGCTTTACTACGCAAACCATCGCCACTTTTGATGAGCCTTGGGCGATGAGCGCTTTGCCTAAAAGCGCAGGTGAGAATGAGCCAAAACTACTAGTCACCCAAAAAACAGGCGAGCTATTTATCGTTGATACCGCAACTGGCAAAAAAGTAGCAATCGCAGGTGTGCCAAAGGTCGCTTATGGCGGGCAGGGCGGACTTGGCGATATCATTCTAGCTCCGGACTTTGCCACTACTAATAACGTCTACCTTAGTTATGTCGAAGCAGGTACAGTCAGCGAGAGTAATAAATATGGCGCCAAAGTTATCAAAGCAAAGTTTGCCGGAGTAGACAGCGTCAACCCAAGTCTACAAGCGATAACCCCCATCTGGCAGCAGACACCTAAGGTTGAAGGCCAAGGTCACTATAGTCATCGATTGCTGTTTTCTCCTGACGGCAAATATCTATATATCAGCTCAGGCGATCGTCAGCAGAAAGATCCAGCGCAAGATATGAGCGTCAATTTAGGCAAGATCATTCGCCTATATCCTGACGGCTCTGTACCGGCGGATAATCCTTTTGCCAGTAATAAAGACATTAGTAGTCAGTTTTGGAGTATAGGACACCGTAATGTATTAGGAATGAGCTTTGATAATAAAGCTCAGCTTTGGGCGCATGAAATGGGGCCAAGAGGCGGGGATGAGTTTAACTTGATTAATAAAGGCGCTAATTATGGTTGGCCGTTAGTGTCCAATGGTCGCAATTATTCAGGTACTGATATTCCAGATCACGACACTCGTCCTGAATTCGCTGCGCCCAAAATCAGTTGGACACCAGTCATCTCTCCCTCTTCAATGAGTATCTATAGCGCAGGCAGCCATAACGACTTTCCTACTTGGGAGGGCAATGCGCTACTTAGCGGTCTGTCCTCACAAGCTCTGATTGTAGTGACTATGGACGCTACTAATCAAGTGTCAGAGCGCTATCGTTATGATATGAATGAACGCATTCGCAGTGTTTTAGCGGTCGATGGCGAGGTGTTTTTATTGGAGGATGGTAATAATAGTAGATTATTAAAACTGATAGCTAGTTAA
- the nth gene encoding endonuclease III: MSKTVKHKTADTPPSRLMPKRNVRPFFDKLAATIEEPVTELQFNSNFELLIAVILSAQATDVSVNIATQQLYPVANTPEAIWELGEEGLKPYIKNIGLYNAKAKNVIKTCRDLIDKFDSQVPDNRKDLESLAGVGRKTANVVLNTAFGQPTMAVDTHIFRVGNRTGLATGKNVLIVEKKLVARIPEDMLLDAHHYLILHGRYTCQARTPKCGQCPVYEECMFKDKAKFLEL, translated from the coding sequence ATGAGTAAAACTGTCAAACATAAAACCGCCGATACGCCGCCCTCAAGACTGATGCCAAAGCGTAATGTACGACCTTTTTTTGACAAACTAGCGGCGACTATAGAGGAGCCTGTCACTGAGCTGCAGTTCAATAGTAACTTTGAGCTATTGATTGCAGTTATCCTCTCCGCGCAGGCGACAGATGTCAGTGTCAATATCGCTACCCAGCAGCTCTATCCGGTAGCCAATACTCCCGAAGCGATTTGGGAATTAGGGGAAGAAGGTCTAAAACCCTATATTAAGAATATTGGCCTTTATAACGCTAAAGCCAAAAATGTTATCAAGACCTGCCGTGATCTGATCGATAAGTTCGATAGCCAAGTGCCTGATAATCGTAAAGATCTAGAATCTCTTGCCGGCGTTGGGCGCAAAACGGCTAACGTGGTGCTTAATACCGCTTTCGGTCAGCCCACTATGGCGGTCGATACTCATATCTTCCGTGTCGGTAATCGCACTGGCCTAGCGACCGGTAAAAACGTGTTAATTGTTGAGAAAAAGTTAGTGGCGCGTATTCCAGAAGATATGCTGCTAGACGCTCATCATTATTTGATTTTACATGGGCGTTATACTTGTCAGGCGCGCACGCCAAAATGTGGTCAATGTCCGGTTTATGAAGAGTGCATGTTTAAGGATAAGGCTAAATTTTTGGAATTATAA
- a CDS encoding BCCT family transporter, giving the protein MDHVKVGRLGPFPRVSKPVFLTSAILILVFIIFGAFFNAQAEVLFNAAKAFVSLRFGWFFIVVVNLALVMSIYMIFSRYGDIRLGHQTERPEYNLVSWIGMLFSAGIGIGLLYWGTAEPLYHFMAPPLGTPESVEAAKLAMNISFLHYGLHVWAIYGMVALALAYFHYRVGLPLAIRSTLYPLIGKKIYGPMGHTVDTLAVFGTMFGVVTTLGLGVLQINSGLESLFGIPNNITVQIILIAFITVLAGMSLFLGLDKGIKRLSDINILFTAVLLSFVIILGPTQFIFNSFVENVGNYLHQVIPLGLWTESYEGQENWQSSWTIFYWAWWISWSPFVGVFVARISRGRTIREFILGVLFIPITILFLWFTAFGGSAVHLELMAAIDPNIASPGLIEAVKADTGSAIFKLMESYPLTSAVNLLIVVMIVLWFVTSSDSASFVIDMLTSGGDTNPPKIQRLFWAGTEGVIAAVLLAAGGLGALQAASIVSGFPFAIVIMIMMYSLLRGLSRDHLILYRNQQWFITEESAEHNSANEFRDEELLTGPPAIEKTDE; this is encoded by the coding sequence ATGGATCACGTAAAAGTTGGCCGCTTAGGCCCTTTTCCACGGGTAAGTAAACCGGTGTTTTTGACCTCAGCGATTTTGATTTTAGTCTTCATTATCTTTGGTGCTTTTTTTAATGCCCAAGCTGAAGTGCTCTTTAATGCCGCAAAAGCCTTTGTCTCTTTGCGCTTTGGTTGGTTCTTTATTGTGGTGGTGAACTTAGCTTTAGTCATGAGTATTTACATGATATTTAGCCGATATGGAGATATCAGATTAGGTCATCAAACCGAGAGGCCTGAGTATAATTTAGTCTCTTGGATTGGTATGTTGTTCTCAGCTGGTATCGGTATTGGCTTGCTGTATTGGGGTACTGCCGAGCCTCTTTATCACTTTATGGCGCCGCCTTTAGGGACGCCTGAAAGCGTTGAAGCAGCTAAGCTTGCGATGAACATCTCCTTTCTACATTATGGTCTTCATGTCTGGGCGATCTATGGCATGGTGGCGTTAGCTTTGGCCTATTTTCACTATCGGGTCGGTTTGCCATTGGCTATTCGCTCAACACTATATCCGCTCATTGGTAAAAAGATTTATGGCCCTATGGGGCATACGGTAGATACGCTAGCGGTATTCGGTACTATGTTTGGGGTAGTGACCACGCTAGGCCTTGGGGTATTACAGATTAACTCAGGCCTTGAGAGCTTATTTGGTATTCCAAACAACATCACCGTACAGATTATTCTAATTGCCTTCATCACAGTATTAGCAGGGATGTCGCTGTTTTTAGGATTAGATAAAGGCATCAAGCGTTTAAGTGATATCAATATTTTATTCACCGCTGTGCTGTTAAGCTTCGTGATTATCTTAGGGCCTACGCAGTTTATTTTTAATAGCTTCGTTGAAAACGTCGGTAATTATTTACATCAAGTGATTCCGTTAGGTCTGTGGACTGAGTCTTATGAGGGTCAAGAAAACTGGCAGTCGTCTTGGACTATTTTTTATTGGGCTTGGTGGATCAGTTGGTCGCCATTTGTTGGTGTGTTCGTCGCTCGCATCTCACGTGGCCGTACTATTCGCGAGTTTATCTTAGGCGTGTTATTTATACCTATTACTATTTTATTTTTATGGTTCACCGCTTTTGGTGGCTCAGCAGTACACTTGGAGTTGATGGCAGCAATCGATCCTAACATAGCAAGCCCAGGTTTGATCGAAGCAGTAAAAGCTGATACTGGTAGCGCTATCTTCAAGCTAATGGAATCTTATCCACTAACCTCAGCGGTAAACTTGCTCATTGTGGTTATGATCGTACTTTGGTTTGTGACTTCCTCGGATTCTGCTAGTTTCGTTATCGATATGCTAACCTCTGGCGGTGATACTAACCCACCAAAGATACAGCGTCTATTTTGGGCAGGTACTGAAGGCGTTATCGCTGCGGTACTATTAGCAGCGGGCGGCTTAGGCGCTTTACAAGCCGCTTCCATTGTTTCAGGCTTTCCATTCGCTATTGTGATTATGATTATGATGTACTCGCTGCTGCGTGGTTTGAGCCGAGATCATCTGATTCTTTATCGCAATCAGCAGTGGTTTATCACCGAAGAGTCAGCAGAGCATAACTCCGCTAATGAGTTCCGTGATGAGGAGCTGTTAACTGGTCCTCCAGCTATTGAAAAGACGGATGAATAA
- a CDS encoding DUF3144 domain-containing protein: protein MSDNNVQNDTENTDNSVEITPEMQSFYQRADEIIGVANSQLGEKAHSGQVGASLLYAAARYSASVASIGFVKGEDFAKEKEDIIEFYVKQYRQMLSDNLTDYAQNFDNYVQLNKNGNAE, encoded by the coding sequence ATGTCCGATAATAATGTACAAAACGATACGGAAAACACCGATAACAGCGTTGAGATTACTCCTGAAATGCAGTCTTTTTATCAACGAGCTGATGAGATTATTGGCGTGGCAAATAGTCAACTGGGCGAAAAAGCGCATTCCGGACAAGTTGGCGCATCTCTACTATATGCCGCGGCGCGTTATAGCGCTTCAGTTGCTTCTATTGGCTTTGTAAAAGGTGAGGATTTTGCCAAAGAAAAAGAAGATATTATTGAATTTTATGTCAAGCAGTACCGTCAAATGCTAAGTGACAATTTGACCGATTATGCACAGAACTTTGATAATTATGTACAGCTCAATAAAAACGGCAATGCTGAATAA
- a CDS encoding BCCT family transporter, whose translation MDHVKVERLGPFPRVNKPVFITSGLLIVGFIIFGTFFTETAGALFSFLQSFITTNFGWFFILLMNVALAFCIYLIASRYGDIRLGKQTERAQYPLFSWIAMLFSAGIGIGLVYWGTAEPLYHYMAPPVGDAETIESAKQAMNISFLHWGLHAWAIYTIVALALAYFHFRRGLPLSIRSTLYPILGQKIYGRWGHTVDILAVFGTMFGVVTSLGLGVMQINSGLEGLFGIPNSIGVQFVIITFVTLLACGSLMLGLDKGIKRLSDINMGFTGVLLAFMVILGPTLFIFDSFFENIGNYLAAVVPLSFWGEAYSGTDWQAGWTIFYWAWWVSWAPFVGVFIARISRGRTIREFVLGVLLIPMTILFFWFTTFGGVAIHMELLAALDPLLASPGLVEAVQADTGSAIFKLVEYYPLTKPITFLIVIMIVLWFVTSSDSASFVIDMLTAGGDTNPPKIQRLFWAIMQGLIAAILLAAGGLGALQAAAIVAGLPFAIVVFVMMYALWRGLGRDRLILYRAQQQFITDESVDHNTADEFTDEHLLKGPPKIVQGD comes from the coding sequence ATGGATCATGTCAAGGTCGAAAGATTGGGCCCGTTTCCAAGAGTTAATAAACCTGTTTTTATCACCTCAGGTCTGTTAATTGTCGGTTTTATTATCTTTGGTACGTTTTTTACCGAAACAGCCGGCGCACTATTTAGCTTTTTACAAAGCTTTATCACTACCAATTTTGGTTGGTTTTTTATTTTACTAATGAACGTCGCTTTGGCGTTTTGTATTTATCTTATTGCGAGTCGCTATGGTGATATTCGCTTAGGTAAGCAAACGGAGCGCGCGCAGTATCCGCTATTTTCTTGGATTGCTATGCTGTTTTCAGCGGGTATCGGTATTGGACTGGTGTATTGGGGTACCGCCGAGCCGCTATATCATTACATGGCGCCGCCAGTGGGAGACGCGGAAACTATAGAGTCCGCCAAGCAAGCGATGAATATCTCCTTTTTGCACTGGGGTCTACACGCTTGGGCGATCTATACTATTGTTGCTTTAGCGCTAGCTTATTTTCATTTTAGACGCGGTTTACCGCTCTCTATTCGCTCCACTCTTTATCCTATTTTAGGTCAAAAAATATACGGACGTTGGGGTCATACGGTCGATATTTTAGCGGTATTTGGCACAATGTTTGGGGTAGTCACTTCTTTAGGCTTAGGGGTGATGCAGATCAACTCAGGTCTTGAAGGCTTGTTTGGCATTCCTAATAGTATCGGCGTGCAGTTTGTCATTATTACCTTTGTGACGCTGCTGGCTTGTGGTTCACTGATGCTAGGTTTGGATAAAGGCATCAAGCGCCTGAGTGATATTAATATGGGCTTTACTGGCGTATTGTTAGCCTTTATGGTTATCCTTGGCCCAACGCTATTTATCTTTGATAGCTTTTTTGAGAATATCGGTAATTACTTAGCGGCGGTGGTTCCTCTGAGCTTTTGGGGTGAGGCTTATAGCGGTACAGATTGGCAGGCAGGCTGGACGATATTTTATTGGGCATGGTGGGTCAGCTGGGCTCCATTTGTTGGTGTGTTTATCGCTCGTATCAGCCGTGGCCGTACTATTCGCGAGTTTGTCTTAGGGGTACTACTGATTCCTATGACTATTTTGTTTTTTTGGTTCACCACCTTTGGCGGCGTTGCTATCCATATGGAGCTATTAGCAGCTTTGGATCCTTTGTTGGCTAGCCCGGGTCTAGTCGAAGCGGTACAAGCCGATACCGGTAGCGCTATCTTTAAGCTGGTTGAGTACTATCCATTGACCAAGCCGATTACTTTTTTGATTGTCATTATGATTGTCTTATGGTTTGTGACGTCATCGGATTCAGCCAGTTTTGTCATTGATATGTTGACCGCGGGCGGCGACACTAATCCGCCTAAGATCCAGCGTCTATTTTGGGCCATCATGCAGGGTCTTATCGCCGCTATATTATTAGCAGCAGGAGGCTTAGGCGCGCTACAAGCGGCGGCTATCGTAGCTGGTCTACCTTTTGCTATCGTCGTTTTTGTGATGATGTATGCGCTATGGCGCGGCCTTGGCCGTGATCGCTTGATATTGTATCGCGCGCAGCAGCAATTTATAACTGACGAGTCAGTCGATCATAATACTGCTGACGAATTTACAGATGAGCATCTGCTAAAAGGTCCGCCAAAGATTGTGCAAGGTGATTAG